A window of Amycolatopsis australiensis contains these coding sequences:
- a CDS encoding aspartate kinase, producing the protein MRKYGGTSLATPGRIRDAAADLAACARAGARVVVVVSAMGDTTDRLVALARGFADRPDPRELDQVLATGEQVSAALMALALRQHGVAAVSLSGGQAGIETDGEPGAARVVRVDPEPVLGRLAAGQVVVVAGFQGRDAAGELRTLGRGGSDTTAVALAAALGATGCEICTDVPGVHTADPRIVPDSRPVPSIRADVMAELARGGAAVLHPRSVELAGRHGVTVRVTHASRTGPATTVRPGAPALERGTEVVGIAHARDVHLVRVAEPGLGLRGGPRLLADLAGSGLRPDTLSWPERGELRFTVRGAEPLDRLEALGVRCTVDSGFGAVSVVGTGLLDAPGPVAHVLRLAGELGVTVPAMATSAGRLTAVFPGGLLEAAVRALHRSFGLDRPGEDRP; encoded by the coding sequence GTGCGCAAATACGGCGGGACGTCGCTGGCCACGCCCGGCCGCATCCGTGACGCGGCCGCCGACCTGGCCGCCTGCGCCCGCGCGGGCGCGCGGGTCGTGGTCGTCGTGTCCGCGATGGGCGACACCACCGACCGGCTCGTCGCGCTCGCCCGCGGGTTCGCCGATCGGCCCGATCCCCGTGAGCTGGACCAGGTGCTGGCCACCGGTGAACAGGTTTCGGCCGCCCTGATGGCGCTGGCCCTGCGGCAGCACGGGGTCGCCGCGGTTTCCCTGTCCGGCGGCCAGGCCGGCATCGAGACCGACGGCGAGCCGGGCGCGGCGCGGGTCGTGCGCGTCGACCCGGAGCCGGTGCTCGGCCGGCTGGCGGCCGGTCAGGTGGTCGTGGTCGCCGGCTTCCAAGGCCGGGACGCCGCCGGCGAGCTGCGCACGCTCGGCCGGGGTGGTTCGGACACCACCGCCGTCGCGCTCGCGGCGGCGCTCGGGGCCACCGGGTGCGAGATCTGCACCGACGTGCCGGGCGTGCACACCGCGGACCCGCGGATAGTGCCGGACAGCCGCCCGGTGCCGTCCATCCGGGCCGACGTCATGGCCGAGCTCGCCCGTGGCGGCGCGGCGGTGCTGCACCCGCGTTCGGTCGAGCTCGCCGGGCGGCACGGCGTGACGGTCCGGGTCACGCACGCGTCGCGCACCGGGCCCGCCACCACGGTCCGGCCCGGTGCGCCCGCGCTGGAACGCGGCACCGAGGTCGTCGGCATCGCGCACGCCCGCGACGTGCACCTGGTGCGCGTCGCCGAGCCGGGACTCGGCCTCCGCGGCGGGCCGCGGCTGCTGGCCGACCTGGCCGGGAGCGGGCTGCGGCCGGACACGCTGAGCTGGCCCGAGCGGGGCGAGCTGCGGTTCACCGTGCGGGGCGCGGAGCCGCTGGACCGGCTCGAGGCGCTGGGCGTGCGGTGCACTGTGGACAGCGGCTTCGGCGCGGTCTCCGTCGTCGGGACCGGCCTGCTCGACGCGCCCGGTCCGGTCGCGCACGTGCTGCGCCTCGCCGGCGAGCTGGGCGTCACCGTGCCGGCCATGGCGACCTCCGCCGGGCGGCTCACCGCGGTGTTCCCCGGCGGCCTGCTCGAGGCGGCCGTGCGGGCCCTGCACCGCTCGTTCGGTCTCGACCGGCCGGGGGAGGACCGGCCGTGA
- a CDS encoding nitrate/sulfonate/bicarbonate ABC transporter ATP-binding protein, producing MSEVLVSVENVSKSFTGAEGDELRVLDDISLELRAGEIVALLGRSGSGKSTLLRTIAGLIGPTTGHVRYRGTPLNGANPGTAMVFQTFALMPWLTVQDNVELGLAARGVPPARRRERALAAIDLIGLDGFESAYPKELSGGMRQRVGFARALVLEPDVLLMDEPFSALDVLTAENLRTELMSLWAQDAFPTKGICLVTHNIEEAVLLADRVLVLGPGHLRAEVTVDLARPRDRKAPAFAALVDRLYDLLTGREPGVAEPSQATPTARPLPEVSVGGLAGLVELVHARGGRADLPGMAADIGFEVDHLLPLVDAAAMLDFLAVAGGDLHLTPTGSAFTTAGIQESKKIFAAQARERAPLVRTIDKALTTGGRLREGFILDLLRRGFSAGDARRQLDTAIDWGRYAELFDYDTDTGQITLDPARTAASDDGRRVS from the coding sequence GTGTCCGAAGTGCTCGTCTCCGTCGAGAACGTCAGCAAGAGCTTCACCGGTGCCGAAGGCGACGAGCTGCGCGTGCTCGACGACATCAGCCTCGAGCTGCGTGCCGGTGAGATCGTCGCGCTGCTGGGCCGGTCCGGCTCCGGCAAGTCGACGCTGCTGCGCACCATCGCGGGTCTGATCGGCCCGACGACGGGCCACGTCCGCTACCGCGGCACCCCGCTCAACGGCGCCAACCCCGGCACCGCCATGGTCTTCCAGACCTTCGCGCTCATGCCGTGGCTCACGGTGCAGGACAACGTCGAACTCGGCCTCGCCGCCCGCGGCGTCCCGCCCGCGCGGCGCCGGGAACGCGCGCTCGCGGCCATCGACCTGATCGGCCTCGACGGGTTCGAATCCGCCTACCCGAAGGAACTTTCCGGCGGCATGCGCCAGCGTGTCGGCTTCGCCCGCGCGCTGGTCCTCGAGCCCGACGTGCTGCTCATGGACGAGCCGTTCTCCGCCCTCGACGTCCTCACCGCCGAGAACCTCCGCACCGAGCTGATGAGCCTGTGGGCGCAGGACGCCTTCCCCACCAAGGGAATCTGCCTGGTCACCCACAACATCGAGGAAGCCGTGCTGCTCGCCGACCGCGTCCTCGTCCTCGGCCCTGGCCACCTCCGCGCCGAGGTGACCGTCGACCTCGCCCGGCCCCGCGACCGCAAGGCGCCGGCGTTCGCGGCGCTCGTCGACCGGCTCTACGACCTGCTCACCGGCCGCGAACCCGGCGTCGCCGAGCCGTCGCAGGCCACGCCCACCGCCCGCCCGCTGCCGGAGGTCTCCGTCGGCGGCCTCGCCGGGCTCGTGGAGCTCGTCCACGCCCGCGGCGGCCGCGCCGACCTGCCCGGCATGGCCGCCGACATCGGCTTCGAGGTCGACCACCTGCTCCCGCTCGTCGACGCCGCCGCGATGCTGGACTTCCTGGCCGTCGCCGGCGGCGACCTGCACCTCACGCCCACCGGCAGCGCGTTCACCACCGCGGGCATCCAGGAGAGCAAGAAGATCTTCGCGGCCCAGGCCCGCGAACGCGCCCCGCTGGTGCGCACGATCGACAAGGCGCTCACCACCGGCGGCCGCCTCCGCGAGGGCTTCATCCTCGACCTGCTCCGCCGCGGCTTCTCCGCCGGCGACGCCCGGCGGCAGCTGGACACCGCCATCGACTGGGGCCGCTACGCCGAGCTGTTCGACTACGACACCGACACCGGCCAGATCACCCTCGACCCCGCCCGGACGGCGGCGTCGGATGACGGCCGGCGCGTTTCTTGA
- a CDS encoding Pls/PosA family non-ribosomal peptide synthetase, with translation MSPHATPAGELTADGRVLTCAGADPRVRVRDGERLHHLFEAVCDAHPDRLAVDAGDTRLTFGELDAAANRLARHLLAHGVLPGDRVAVLPGEPVEAYVAMLALLKSDAAYVPLDAAFPDERLAFIAGDAGVRLVLTSSAQAGRFDGETVGILCPDGQAARIAERSGARLTAADREPETGELCYVVYTSGSTGRPKGVPIGHRAIVNFVRVAAEVYGIEPADRVYQGLTIAFDFSVEEIWVPLLCGATLVPKPAGAALVGAELHEYLRTRAVTALCCVPTLLATLDEDLPDLRFLLVSGEACPEDLVARWHRPDRRFLNVYGPTETTVTATWSVLHPDRPVTIGVPLPTYSVVILDPDRPVALPAGEPGEIGIAGIGVADGYLNRPDLTERAFVPDFLGLAGNPSGRIYRTGDLGRITADGEIEYHGRGDAQVKIRGYRVELTEIESLLLREPGIAQAVVGTHHPRPGTTELVAYYSLRADTAEVDAGALRRRLREQLPAYMVPVYFERLDRIPMTPSHKADRARLPAPRGPRAGSAETACVPPGNETERVLAGALAAVLGVGRVSVIAHLFDDLAADSLSLAKFCARARESGGLAPMSIQDVYRHPSVRELAAALPAQPAAAAPAPEPYRASTAAYLLCGLVQGLVFLAYLFTAAVFLDLAEGWPAAAAGPVSGYLRLVAVGAGGAGALCVLPIAVKWLLVGRWKAGEIRLWSPAYLRFWLVRTVTRFCPLALFAGSPVYSLYLRLLGAKIGPGAVILARTPPACPDLLTVGAGAVIRKDAHLLCYRAEAGRIRMGPVTVGRHAFVGEKAVLDIGTALGDDAQLGHASSLSAGQAVPAGQHWHGSPGRPSTVDYRGLPPSVAGRLRRTVFGCVQIATLFLVTTPAALAALVLLVRFGYPAAPDFGSGRFYRDEVAGTSLLYAGVLAGGLAIVFTVPRLLTLFLEPGRVYPLYGWRHAAQRAITRLTNLRTFTYLFGDSSYIVHYLRALGYDLGRVRQTGSNFGVEVKHESPFLSAVGAGTMVSDGLSFLNTDYSAASFRLRHTAVAPEAFLGNEIAYPPGARVGRNCLLATKVLVPLDGPVREDVGLLGSPAFEIPRTVRRDTELAHLRSGDALRRGLAAKLRHNTATIGWFLAVRWLLVTGVAGLETGAGSLHPRFGTLATAGGLLASLVFSVAGQILAERAAQGFRRLRPRLCSIYDPAFWRHERFWKLSPGHYLVLFAGTPVKNLLWRLLGVRTGKRLYDDGCAVPEKSLLTLGDDCVLNEGSVIQCHSLEDGAFKADHTVLGAGCTVGVGAFVHYGVTLGEATVVEADAFLMKGSVTPPRTRWRGNPATELVQGSQS, from the coding sequence GTGAGCCCGCACGCCACGCCGGCGGGCGAGCTCACCGCCGACGGCCGCGTCCTGACCTGCGCGGGAGCCGACCCGCGGGTCCGCGTGCGGGACGGGGAGCGGCTGCACCACCTCTTCGAAGCCGTCTGCGACGCGCACCCGGACCGTCTCGCCGTGGACGCCGGGGACACCCGCCTGACGTTCGGCGAGCTCGACGCCGCGGCCAACCGGCTGGCCCGGCACCTGCTGGCACACGGCGTGCTGCCCGGCGACCGGGTCGCGGTGCTGCCCGGCGAGCCGGTGGAGGCCTACGTCGCGATGCTGGCGCTGCTCAAGAGCGACGCGGCCTACGTGCCGCTGGACGCCGCTTTCCCGGACGAGCGGCTCGCCTTCATCGCCGGGGACGCCGGGGTCCGGCTCGTGCTGACGTCCTCGGCGCAGGCTGGCCGCTTCGACGGCGAGACCGTCGGCATCCTCTGCCCGGACGGGCAGGCGGCCCGGATCGCCGAGCGGTCCGGCGCCCGCCTGACCGCGGCGGACCGCGAGCCGGAGACGGGCGAACTTTGCTACGTCGTCTACACCTCCGGCTCGACCGGGCGGCCGAAAGGCGTCCCGATCGGTCACCGCGCGATCGTCAACTTCGTCCGGGTGGCGGCGGAGGTCTACGGCATCGAGCCCGCCGACCGCGTCTACCAGGGCCTGACGATCGCCTTCGATTTCTCGGTCGAGGAGATCTGGGTGCCGCTGCTGTGCGGCGCGACGCTGGTGCCGAAACCCGCCGGGGCCGCGCTGGTCGGCGCCGAGCTGCACGAGTACCTGCGCACCCGGGCGGTCACCGCGCTGTGCTGCGTGCCCACCCTGCTGGCCACCCTCGACGAGGACCTGCCGGACCTGCGGTTCCTGCTGGTGTCCGGGGAAGCGTGCCCGGAGGACCTGGTCGCCCGCTGGCACCGCCCGGACCGCCGCTTCCTCAACGTCTACGGCCCGACCGAGACCACGGTCACCGCGACCTGGTCGGTGCTGCACCCGGACCGCCCGGTGACCATCGGGGTGCCGTTGCCGACCTACTCCGTGGTCATCCTCGACCCGGACCGCCCGGTCGCTCTCCCCGCGGGCGAACCCGGCGAGATCGGCATCGCCGGGATCGGCGTGGCCGACGGGTATCTCAACCGCCCGGACCTCACCGAGCGCGCGTTCGTGCCCGACTTCCTCGGCCTGGCGGGCAACCCGTCCGGCCGCATCTACCGCACCGGCGACCTGGGCCGGATCACCGCCGACGGTGAGATCGAGTACCACGGCCGCGGCGACGCCCAGGTCAAGATCCGCGGCTACCGCGTCGAGCTGACCGAGATCGAGTCGCTCCTGCTGCGGGAGCCGGGGATCGCCCAGGCCGTCGTCGGCACCCACCACCCGCGGCCGGGCACGACGGAACTCGTCGCCTACTACAGCCTGCGCGCCGACACGGCGGAGGTGGACGCCGGCGCCCTGCGCCGCCGCCTGCGCGAGCAGCTGCCCGCGTACATGGTGCCGGTGTACTTCGAGCGGCTGGACCGCATCCCGATGACGCCGAGCCACAAGGCCGACCGCGCGCGGCTGCCCGCGCCGCGCGGCCCCCGGGCGGGGTCGGCCGAGACGGCGTGCGTGCCTCCGGGGAACGAAACCGAACGCGTGCTCGCCGGCGCTCTCGCCGCGGTGCTGGGCGTCGGGCGCGTCTCGGTGATCGCGCACCTCTTCGACGACCTGGCCGCCGATTCGCTGTCCCTGGCGAAGTTCTGCGCGCGGGCGCGGGAGTCCGGCGGACTCGCGCCGATGTCCATACAGGACGTCTACCGGCACCCCAGCGTGCGGGAACTGGCGGCCGCGCTGCCCGCGCAACCGGCCGCCGCCGCGCCCGCACCGGAACCGTACCGCGCGAGCACCGCCGCCTACCTGCTGTGCGGGCTCGTCCAGGGGCTGGTTTTCCTCGCCTATCTCTTCACCGCCGCGGTGTTCCTCGACCTCGCCGAGGGCTGGCCGGCCGCCGCCGCGGGACCGGTGAGCGGATACCTGCGGCTGGTCGCCGTGGGCGCCGGCGGTGCCGGGGCCCTGTGCGTGCTGCCGATCGCGGTGAAGTGGCTGCTCGTCGGCCGCTGGAAAGCGGGGGAGATCCGGCTCTGGAGCCCGGCGTACCTGCGGTTCTGGCTGGTCAGGACGGTGACCCGGTTCTGCCCGCTGGCACTGTTCGCCGGTTCCCCGGTGTACTCGCTGTACCTGCGGCTGCTCGGCGCGAAGATCGGCCCGGGCGCGGTGATCCTGGCCCGGACGCCGCCGGCCTGCCCGGACCTGCTGACCGTCGGCGCCGGCGCGGTGATCCGCAAGGACGCGCACCTGCTCTGCTACCGCGCCGAAGCCGGCAGGATCCGGATGGGCCCGGTCACCGTGGGCCGCCACGCCTTCGTCGGCGAGAAGGCCGTTCTCGACATCGGGACCGCCCTCGGCGACGACGCGCAGCTCGGGCACGCTTCGTCGCTGTCGGCCGGGCAGGCCGTGCCGGCGGGGCAGCACTGGCACGGCTCGCCCGGCCGGCCCTCCACAGTGGACTACCGAGGGCTGCCGCCGTCGGTCGCGGGCCGGCTGCGGCGCACGGTGTTCGGCTGCGTCCAGATCGCCACCCTCTTCCTGGTGACCACGCCGGCCGCGCTCGCGGCCCTCGTGCTGCTCGTCCGGTTCGGCTACCCGGCGGCGCCGGACTTCGGCAGCGGGCGGTTCTACCGCGACGAGGTCGCCGGGACGTCGCTGCTGTACGCCGGCGTGCTGGCGGGCGGCCTCGCGATCGTGTTCACCGTGCCCCGCCTGCTGACGCTGTTCCTCGAGCCCGGCCGGGTCTACCCCCTCTACGGCTGGCGGCACGCGGCGCAGCGCGCGATCACGCGGCTGACCAACCTCCGGACGTTCACCTACTTGTTCGGCGACAGCAGCTACATCGTCCACTACCTGCGCGCGCTGGGCTACGACCTGGGCCGGGTGCGCCAGACCGGGTCCAACTTCGGCGTGGAGGTCAAGCACGAAAGCCCGTTCCTCAGCGCGGTCGGCGCGGGCACGATGGTGTCGGACGGGCTGTCCTTCCTCAACACCGACTACTCGGCGGCGTCGTTCCGGCTGCGGCACACCGCCGTGGCGCCGGAAGCGTTCCTGGGCAACGAAATCGCGTACCCGCCCGGGGCCCGCGTCGGCCGCAACTGCCTGCTGGCGACCAAGGTCCTCGTCCCGCTCGACGGGCCGGTGCGCGAAGACGTCGGGCTGCTCGGCTCGCCCGCGTTCGAGATCCCGCGCACCGTGCGGCGGGACACCGAGCTGGCCCACCTGCGCAGCGGCGACGCCCTGCGCCGCGGGCTCGCCGCCAAGCTGCGGCACAACACGGCCACGATCGGCTGGTTCCTGGCCGTGCGGTGGCTGCTGGTGACCGGCGTGGCCGGTCTCGAGACCGGGGCGGGCAGCCTGCATCCCCGGTTCGGCACCCTGGCCACGGCCGGCGGGCTCCTGGCGTCGCTGGTTTTCTCGGTCGCGGGCCAGATCCTGGCCGAACGCGCCGCGCAGGGCTTCCGGCGGCTGCGGCCGCGGCTGTGCTCGATCTACGACCCGGCCTTCTGGCGTCACGAACGGTTCTGGAAGCTCAGCCCGGGCCACTATCTCGTGCTCTTCGCCGGCACGCCGGTCAAGAACCTGCTCTGGCGGCTGCTCGGCGTGCGCACCGGCAAGCGGCTCTACGACGACGGCTGCGCGGTGCCGGAGAAGTCGCTGCTGACCCTGGGCGACGACTGCGTGCTCAACGAGGGCAGCGTCATCCAGTGCCACTCGCTGGAAGACGGCGCTTTCAAGGCCGACCACACCGTGCTGGGCGCCGGGTGCACCGTCGGCGTCGGCGCGTTCGTCCACTACGGGGTGACGCTCGGGGAGGCGACCGTCGTCGAGGCGGACGCCTTCCTGATGAAGGGCTCCGTGACCCCGCCGCGCACGCGCTGGCGGGGCAACCCGGCCACGGAACTCGTCCAGGGGAGCCAGTCATGA
- the mgtA gene encoding magnesium-translocating P-type ATPase — translation MIGFPGVTPELGDAPVLTVFRRLAGSPKGLTEAEAEERLREHGDNHLEPTRAGAPRRIRAAVRSPFVALLTGLGVVFAAVGDVRGAVTVAVMVVLSVLLRFWQHTRSERAVGAVRVRVTTTATVRRRAGDGYPATEREVPTADLVPGDVVLLGPGDVVPADVRVVAATDLVVDQSALSGEALPVRKRLPSRPRRRAKPPQPVDTPALAFAGTSVVGGNATAVVVATGAATYFGSLAAQADAPRAESSFDAGVRRVGWTLVRFMLVMVPIVLAVNGTVTGNWAQAAMFAVAVAVGLTPEMLPVIVTTNLARGASALSRRQVIVKRLDAIQDLAAMDVLCVDKTGTLTEDRVAFAHSIDVDGRPDGEAAEYAYLAVHFQTGRPDRLDEAIAGLLAGDGEDVLTDALFTKAGEIGFDHARRRATVVVRRAGADILVSKGDPDEIVPRCTHARRAGEVVGLTAAARRDVADLVRAYAEHGMRILAVAARQGPVRLGRYTEDDESGLVLVGFAGFVDPVREGAAAAVETLAAHGIAVKILTGDNPHVAARVAEQVGVPAGDVVLGADVEAADDAGLRALVERTTVFAKLAPAQKARIVTALRANGRVAGFVGDGVNDVAALRTADAGIAPDTATDAAKDAADLVLLERDLGVLAHGVAEGRRTLGNTLKYVNITAASNFGNVLTLLAASAFLPFLPILPLQLVVANLLYDAAQIALAWDRVDAAYLHAPRRWDARGLTRFMLVFGPVSSLFDLSTFAVLWWVFGAGTDPLLFRTGWFAESLLSQLLVVLVLRGRGIRGSRPVELAAAAAALAGVLLPWSPAAGLVLMRPLPAAFLLWLAAVLASYVVAGLLVKRWYARRHPGWW, via the coding sequence ATGATCGGTTTCCCCGGCGTGACGCCCGAACTGGGCGACGCCCCCGTCCTCACCGTCTTCCGGCGGCTGGCCGGCTCGCCGAAGGGCCTCACCGAAGCCGAGGCCGAGGAGCGCCTGCGCGAGCACGGCGACAACCACCTGGAACCCACCCGGGCCGGCGCACCGCGGCGGATCCGGGCGGCGGTGCGCAGCCCGTTCGTCGCGCTGCTGACCGGCTTGGGCGTGGTTTTCGCGGCGGTCGGGGACGTGCGCGGCGCGGTCACCGTGGCCGTGATGGTCGTCCTGAGCGTGCTGCTGCGGTTCTGGCAGCACACCCGGTCCGAACGGGCGGTCGGCGCGGTCCGGGTGCGGGTCACCACGACGGCCACCGTCCGGCGCCGGGCCGGTGACGGCTACCCCGCCACCGAGCGCGAGGTGCCGACGGCCGACCTGGTGCCCGGCGACGTCGTGCTGCTCGGCCCCGGTGACGTCGTGCCCGCCGACGTCCGGGTGGTTGCCGCCACCGATCTCGTGGTGGACCAGTCCGCTTTGTCCGGCGAGGCGCTGCCGGTCCGGAAACGGCTGCCGTCGCGGCCTCGGCGCCGGGCGAAGCCGCCGCAGCCGGTGGACACGCCCGCGCTCGCGTTCGCCGGGACGTCGGTGGTCGGCGGCAACGCCACCGCCGTCGTGGTGGCCACCGGCGCGGCCACGTACTTCGGCTCGCTGGCCGCGCAGGCCGATGCGCCGCGCGCGGAGTCGAGCTTCGACGCCGGAGTGCGCCGCGTGGGCTGGACGCTGGTCCGGTTCATGCTCGTGATGGTGCCGATCGTGCTCGCCGTCAACGGCACGGTGACCGGGAACTGGGCGCAGGCGGCGATGTTCGCGGTCGCCGTCGCCGTCGGCCTGACCCCGGAGATGCTGCCGGTCATCGTGACGACCAACCTCGCCCGGGGCGCCTCGGCGCTTTCGCGGCGGCAGGTGATCGTCAAGCGGCTCGACGCGATCCAGGACCTCGCCGCGATGGACGTGCTGTGCGTGGACAAGACCGGCACCCTGACCGAAGACCGGGTGGCCTTCGCGCACAGCATCGACGTGGACGGACGCCCCGACGGCGAAGCGGCCGAATACGCCTACCTGGCGGTGCATTTCCAGACCGGCCGGCCCGACCGGCTGGACGAAGCGATCGCCGGCCTGCTCGCCGGCGACGGCGAGGACGTGCTGACCGACGCGCTGTTCACCAAGGCCGGCGAGATCGGCTTCGACCACGCCCGCCGCCGCGCCACGGTCGTCGTGCGCCGGGCAGGAGCCGACATCCTGGTCAGCAAGGGCGATCCGGACGAGATCGTGCCGCGCTGCACGCACGCCCGGCGGGCCGGGGAGGTCGTCGGACTGACCGCGGCGGCCCGCCGCGACGTCGCCGACCTGGTGCGGGCCTACGCCGAACACGGGATGCGCATCCTGGCCGTGGCGGCCCGCCAGGGGCCGGTGCGGCTGGGGCGCTACACCGAGGACGACGAGTCCGGGCTCGTGCTCGTGGGCTTCGCCGGGTTCGTCGACCCGGTCCGCGAAGGGGCCGCCGCGGCCGTGGAAACGCTGGCGGCGCACGGCATCGCGGTCAAGATCCTCACCGGCGACAACCCGCACGTCGCCGCCCGGGTCGCCGAACAGGTCGGCGTCCCGGCCGGGGACGTGGTGCTCGGCGCCGACGTCGAAGCGGCCGACGACGCCGGCCTGCGCGCCCTGGTCGAACGCACGACGGTGTTCGCGAAGCTCGCCCCGGCGCAGAAGGCCCGGATCGTGACGGCGCTGCGGGCGAACGGCCGGGTGGCCGGGTTCGTCGGCGACGGCGTCAACGACGTCGCCGCGCTGCGGACCGCCGACGCCGGGATCGCCCCGGACACCGCCACGGACGCGGCGAAAGACGCCGCCGACCTCGTGCTGCTGGAACGCGACCTCGGGGTGCTCGCCCACGGGGTCGCCGAGGGGCGCCGGACGCTGGGCAACACGCTCAAGTACGTCAACATCACGGCCGCCTCGAACTTCGGCAACGTGCTGACGCTGCTGGCGGCGAGCGCGTTCCTGCCCTTCCTGCCGATCCTGCCGCTCCAGCTGGTCGTGGCGAACCTGCTCTACGACGCCGCCCAGATCGCGCTGGCCTGGGACCGGGTCGACGCGGCCTACCTGCACGCCCCGCGCCGGTGGGACGCGCGCGGCCTGACCCGGTTCATGCTCGTGTTCGGCCCGGTCAGCTCGCTGTTCGACCTGTCGACGTTCGCGGTGCTGTGGTGGGTGTTCGGCGCGGGCACCGACCCGCTGCTGTTCCGGACCGGCTGGTTCGCCGAGAGCCTGCTCTCGCAGCTGCTGGTCGTGCTCGTGCTGCGCGGGCGCGGCATCCGGGGGAGCAGGCCGGTCGAGCTCGCGGCCGCGGCGGCCGCGCTCGCCGGGGTGCTGCTGCCGTGGTCGCCGGCGGCCGGCCTGGTGCTGATGCGGCCGCTGCCCGCCGCCTTCCTGCTGTGGCTGGCCGCCGTGCTGGCGTCCTACGTCGTGGCCGGCCTGCTGGTCAAACGGTGGTACGCCCGGCGCCACCCCGGCTGGTGGTAG
- a CDS encoding ABC transporter permease, which yields MALLRTFPTKGALARPGRTGADVVVFLGAAALLWLIVRLAHGTAVPWNPETAPSTVSTDPAELPYYAGRSLLRMFLALALSVVFTFCYATAAARLRRAEKVLIPLLDILQSVPILGFLAVTITGFIALFPGSELGLECASVFAIFTSQAWNLAFAFHHSLTSQPRELDEAARDLRLSRWQRFWRVDVPSGMIPLVWNGMMSFGGGWFFLTASEALSVDNHNFALPGIGAYVAAAADAGEPGKVLLAIAVMVVMVTGVNVLFWRPLTAWSERFRIEQSEAAEAPRSLVLGLLRRSRVPALLGRVFGPLVFPLDRALAVFGLAEYPLRTSAVRRRAGDVVFAAAVLAVITYGLVRAVVFVGDTTGFAEAGHALLLGLVTFGRVLVLVVVATVVWVPVGVWIGLDPRVSRLAQPVVQVLASFPANFLFPLVSAVLVATGISLDWGGILLMALGAQWYILFNVIAGASAIPNDLREASANLRLPRGLWWRKLVLPAIFPSYVTGGITAAGGAWNASIVAEIVSYHGVTLTATGLGAYIKEATGAGDAGRILVGVAVMSLYVVGLNRLVWRRLYTLAERRFSLS from the coding sequence ATGGCTTTGCTTCGCACCTTCCCGACCAAGGGCGCGCTCGCGCGGCCGGGGCGCACGGGCGCCGACGTGGTCGTGTTCCTCGGCGCCGCCGCGCTGCTGTGGCTGATCGTGCGGCTGGCGCACGGCACCGCCGTCCCGTGGAACCCGGAGACGGCACCGTCCACAGTGTCCACCGACCCGGCCGAACTCCCGTACTACGCCGGGCGTTCGCTGCTTCGGATGTTCCTCGCGCTGGCCCTGTCGGTGGTCTTCACCTTCTGCTACGCGACAGCCGCGGCCCGGCTGCGGCGCGCGGAGAAGGTCCTGATCCCGCTGCTGGACATCCTGCAGTCGGTGCCGATCCTCGGGTTCCTGGCGGTGACGATCACGGGGTTCATCGCGCTGTTCCCCGGTTCGGAACTGGGCCTGGAGTGCGCGTCGGTCTTCGCGATCTTCACCTCGCAGGCGTGGAACCTGGCGTTCGCCTTCCACCATTCGCTGACCTCGCAGCCGCGCGAGCTGGACGAAGCCGCGCGGGACCTGCGGCTGTCGCGCTGGCAGCGGTTCTGGCGCGTGGACGTGCCGAGCGGGATGATCCCGCTGGTCTGGAACGGGATGATGAGCTTCGGCGGCGGCTGGTTCTTCCTCACCGCGTCGGAAGCCCTCAGCGTCGACAACCACAACTTCGCCCTGCCGGGCATCGGCGCGTACGTCGCCGCGGCCGCCGACGCGGGCGAGCCGGGCAAGGTGCTGCTGGCGATCGCGGTGATGGTCGTCATGGTGACCGGGGTGAACGTCTTGTTCTGGCGCCCGTTGACCGCGTGGTCCGAGCGCTTCCGCATCGAGCAGTCCGAAGCCGCCGAAGCGCCCCGCAGCCTGGTCCTGGGCCTGCTGCGCCGGTCCCGCGTCCCGGCGCTGCTCGGCCGGGTCTTCGGGCCGCTGGTGTTCCCGCTCGACCGCGCGCTGGCCGTCTTCGGGCTCGCCGAGTACCCGCTGCGGACCTCGGCGGTGCGCCGCCGCGCCGGGGACGTCGTGTTCGCGGCCGCGGTGCTCGCCGTGATCACCTACGGGCTCGTGCGCGCGGTCGTGTTCGTCGGCGACACGACCGGGTTCGCCGAAGCCGGGCACGCGCTGCTGCTGGGGCTGGTGACCTTCGGGCGGGTGCTCGTGCTGGTCGTGGTCGCCACCGTCGTGTGGGTACCGGTCGGCGTCTGGATCGGGCTCGACCCCCGCGTCTCGCGGCTGGCCCAGCCGGTGGTGCAGGTGCTCGCGTCGTTCCCGGCGAACTTCCTTTTCCCGCTCGTCTCCGCGGTCCTCGTGGCCACCGGGATTTCGCTGGACTGGGGCGGGATCCTGCTGATGGCGCTGGGCGCGCAGTGGTACATCCTGTTCAACGTCATCGCCGGTGCGTCCGCGATCCCGAACGACCTGCGCGAGGCTTCGGCGAACCTGCGGCTGCCGCGCGGGCTGTGGTGGCGGAAGCTGGTGCTGCCCGCGATCTTCCCCAGCTACGTCACCGGCGGGATCACCGCGGCCGGCGGTGCGTGGAACGCTTCGATCGTCGCCGAAATCGTGTCGTACCACGGCGTCACGCTGACCGCGACCGGCCTGGGCGCCTACATCAAGGAAGCCACCGGCGCCGGCGACGCGGGCCGCATCCTCGTCGGCGTGGCCGTGATGAGTCTCTACGTCGTCGGCCTCAACCGGCTGGTCTGGCGACGGCTGTACACGCTCGCCGAACGCCGGTTTTCCCTGTCCTGA